One window from the genome of Osmerus eperlanus chromosome 1, fOsmEpe2.1, whole genome shotgun sequence encodes:
- the pa2g4a gene encoding proliferation-associated protein 2G4a, with protein MSDDEQEQTIAEDLVVTKYKMGGDIANQALRMVMEAATAGVSVLSLCVKGDAHIMAETGKVFKKEKDIKKGIAFPTSVSVNNCVCHFSPLKSDPDYTLKDGDLVKIDLGVHIDGFIANVAHSFVIGATKETPVTGRKADVIKAAHLCAEAALRLVKPGNQNSQVTEAWNKIAQSFKCSPIEGMLSHQLKQHVIDGEKTIIQNPTDQQRKDHEKAEFEVHEVYAVDVLISTGEGKARDGGQRTTIYKRDPSKQYGLKMKTSRMFFSEVERRFDTMPFTLRAFEDEAKARLGVVECAKHELLQPFSVLNDKEGECVAQFKFTVLLMANGPHRITNGPFEPELYKSEHEVQDAELMTLLQSSASRKTQKKKKKKASKTVETATGQPTEETEAAE; from the exons ATGTCTGATGACGAACAAGAGCAAACTATCGCCGAGGATTTGGTAGTCACCAAGTATAAAATGGGAGGTGACATCGCCAACC AGGCCCTACGAATGGTGATGGAGGCAGCCACAGCAGGGGTTTCCGtcctcagcctgtgtgtgaagggggatgCTCATATCATGGCAGAGACTGGGAAGGTCTTCAAGAAGGAGAAAGACATAAAAAAAG GCATTGCCTTCCCCACCAGCGTCTCAGTCAATAACTGTGTTTGCCACTTCTCTCCCCTGAAGAGTGATCCTGACTACACACTTAAAGATGGGGATCTGGTAAAAAT tgACCTTGGCGTCCATATTGACGGCTTCATTGCCAATGTTGCTCATAGCTTTGTTATTGGAGCCACTAAG GAGACTCCAGTTACAGGCCGTAAAGCAGATGTGATCAAAGCAGCTCACCTTTGTGCAGAAGCTGCTCTGCGCCTggtcaaacctggcaaccag AACTCTCAGGTGACAGAGGCTTGGAACAAGATTGCCCAATCATTCAAATGTTCACCAATTGAGG GTATGCTGTCTCATCAGCTAAAACAACATGTAATCGATGGAGAAAAAACTATCATTCAGAACCCCACAGACCAGCAAAG AAAGGACCACGAGAAGGCAGAGTTTGAGGTGCATGAGGTATATGCTGTTGATGTGCTGATCAGTACTGGAGAAGGAAAA GCCagggatggaggacagaggacaACTATATATAAGAGGGACCCCAGCAAGCAGTATGGATTGAAGATGAAGACCTCCCGCATGTTCTTTAGTGAGGTGGAACGACGTTTTGACACCATGCCTTTCACCCTAAG GGCATTTGAGGATGAAGCTAAGGCCCGTCTGGGTGTGGTGGAGTGTGCCAAACATGAGCTCCTACAGCCTTTCAGCGTGCTCAATGACAAGGAAG GAGAGTGTGTGGCTCAGTTTAAGTTCACAGTGCTGCTGATGGCCAATGGCCCACATAGAATCACCAATGGACCCTTTGAGCCTGAGCTCTACAAGTCAGAGCACGAGGTGCAGGATGCTGAACTCATG ACTCTACTACAGAGCTCAGCAAGTCGCAaaacacagaagaagaagaaaaagaag gCCTCCAAGACAGTTGAGACAGCTACTGGGCAGCCGACTGAGGAGACTGAGGCTGCAGAGTAG
- the erbb3a gene encoding receptor tyrosine-protein kinase erbB-3a produces MLVLRQVLTLCVALPLFLRSSGAQTQEVVICTGTKNSLSVTGNSEMQYKLMKEMYTGCEIVMGNLEITMMEHWRDISFLKSIREVTGYILIGINQFRRLPLDQLRVIRGTTLYEGRFALAVLVNYQKDGQYGLQELGLTHLTEILEGGVQIIHNKFLSYSPQVNWLDIVKDGASEVIINDNGPIASCDEACGGTCWGSSNETCQILTKTVCAPQCNGRCFGKSPSECCHMECAGGCTGPLDTDCFACRNFNNSGSCVPQCPQTLIYNKHTFKVEDNPNAKYQYGSICVAQCPPNFVVDGSSCVSSCPLNKMEVEKKGVKRCEPCGGLCPKACVGTGTDERQTVDSRNIDSFINCTKIQGSLHFLVTGIKGDAYENITALDPEKLKIFKTVREITDILSIQSWPESMSDLSVFSNLSTIQGRKLYRGVSSKRGYSLLVMRIPTLTSLGLRSLHRINDGGVYITGNSQLCYHDTVNWTRLFNSSSRPMRRHKNIDIKENQPQINCVAEGHVCDALCSSEGCWGPGPNQCLSCKNYSRGGTCVPMCKFLSGDGREFASQEGKCISCHSECEVQTGQPTCTGPGADECVVCASLKDGPHCVSMCPEGVMSEKGLIFKYPNYQRQCEPCHLNCTLGCLGPGIEDCLEPDRSTSSRATTGIVLGVILACFVGTSIFIMSVLYRRSLAIRRKRAMRRYMASGESFEPLDPSDKGVKVHARILKITELRKIKLLGTGVFGSVHKGVWMPEGDSVKLPVAIKTIHDRTGRQAFHEITDHMLAMGSLDHAHVVRLLGICPGASMQLVTQLSTQGSLLEHIRHQKDSLNPQRLLNWCVQIAKGMYYLEEHRMVHRNLAARNVLLKNDFIVQISDYGIADLLYPDDKKYFYNESKAPIKWMALESILFRRYTHQSDVWSYGVTVWEMMSYGAEPYTTMRPQEVPDLLEKGERLSQPQICTIDVYMVMVKCWMIDENVRPTFKELANEFTRMARDPPRYLVIKGDCSLSDSGLDEAQQRGPELGDLHGELQGLDEEGLESGMATPPHYMSQSKSLPRLSRMDSHRGISSMAGYLPMTPGVENPGQYMWPSRSRLNSARTVSESSEGRGTVVELEMSEDVSLAGSLRRKRHREDSAYMSQRDSMSGGPPETFSPDTEGEEDHNGYVLPGLGDSPERESLLLSTSQVTLPHERTLSKLPQRSSGLLEDPDSASEEYEYMNKQACMISLQTTRQHPSHPKDGAQWLKMNKRSGSSLTPLGTECTGNRTSGCQGSDGQTKNYDNQSTEDSYDSDNIEEQGSGGVEYEYMDIRSVETETNDPPSPDVPKPSETAEERLKVRRKVKKEVVDNEYVENDYQYTNSQPRLHQALRGRDGLRLQGEDEEEEYAYEEMDSMAVLGAGNSVEYQNMQGEDEGAFGRQGTQHPGVGTYVKVRAGVGEPGGGDQSFDNPDYWHSRLFLKPNALRT; encoded by the exons ATGCTTGTACTCCGGCAGGTGCTCACCCTATGCGTCGCGCTACCATTGTTTCTCCGGTCTTCCGGTGCTCAGACCCAGGAAG TGGTGATATGTACTGGCACCAAAAATTCcctgagtgtgacaggaaattctgaaatgcaatacaaactAATGAAGGAGATGTACACTGGTTGCGAGATTGTCATGGGTAACCTGGAGATCACCATGATGGAACACTGGCGAGATATCTCTTTTCTGAAG TCTATCAGGGAAGTGACAGGCTACATTCTGATAGGTATTAACCAATTCCGCCGGCTGCCCTTGGACCAGCTGAGAGTCATCAGAGGTACCACTCTGTATGAGGGGCGCTTTGCCCTCGCAGTCCTTGTCAATTACCAGAAGGATGGCCAGTACGGGCTTCAGGAACTGgggctcacacacctcacag AAATACTGGAGGGAGGCGTCCAGATCATCCATAATAAATTCCTTAGCTACTCCCCTCAGGTGAACTGGCTGGACATAGTGAAGGATGGAGCTTCAGAGGTCATAATTAATGATAATGGACCCATAG CATCTTGTGATGAGGCGTGTGGGGGCACTTGCTGGGGGTCCAGCAATGAAACCTGCCAAATAT TGACCAAGACAGTGTGTGCCCCCCAATGTAACGGCCGCTGTTTTGGTAAAAGCCCCAGTGAGTGCTGTCATATGGAGTGTGCAGGAGGATGCACTGGACCCCTGGATACAGATTGCTTT GCTTGTAGAAACTTCAACAACTCAGGCTCCTGTGTGCCCCAGTGTCCCCAGACCCTTATCTACAACAAGCACACCTTTAAAGTGGAGGACAACCCTAATGCCAAGTATCAATACGGCTCCATATGTGTGGCCCAGTGTCCCC CCAACTTTGTGGTAGATGGGAGCTCCTGTGTCAGCAGCTGCCCCCTTAataagatggaggtggagaagaaaggAGTGAAGAGATGTGAGCCTTGTGGAGGCCTCTGTCCTAAAG CTTGTGTTGGTACAGGCACagacgaaagacagacagtGGACTCTAGGAATATTGACAGCTTCATTAACTGCACCAAGATTCAAGGAAGCCTACATTTCCTGGTTACCGGAATAAAAGG tgATGCTTACGAAAACATCACAGCTCTGGATCCAGAGAAACTGAAAATATTTAAAACAGTGAGAGAGATCACAG ATATTTTGAGTATTCAGTCATGGCCTGAAAGTATGTCTGATCTGTCTGTGTTCTCCAACCTGTCAACCATACAAGGAAGAAAGCTCTACAG AGGAGTGAGCTCTAAAAG GGGTTACTCACTGCTGGTGATGAGGATCCCTACCCTGACCTCCCTGGGTCTGCGCTCGCTACACAGGATCAACGACGGCGGTGTCTACATCACAGGAAACAGCCAGCTGTGTTACCATGACACAGTCAACTGGACACGCCTCTTCAACAGTAGCTCTCGGCCCATGCGCCGCCACAAGAACATCGACATCAAGGAAAACCAACCACAGATCAACTGTG TTGCAGAGGGCCACGTGTGTGACGCCTTGTGTTCTTCTGAGGGATGTTGGGGTCCTGGGCCCAACCAGTGTCTCTCCTGTAAGAACTACAGCCGAGGAGGCACATGCGTCCCAATGTGCAAATTTCTATCAGG AGATGGACGTGAGTTTGCTAGTCAAGAAGGCAAGTGCATATCCTGTCACTCTGAGTGTGAGGTCCAGACAGGACAACCCACCTGTACAGGCCCG GGTGCagatgagtgtgttgtgtgtgccagTCTGAAGGACGGTCCTcactgtgtgtccatgtgtcctGAGGGGGTGATGTCAGAGAAGGGGCTCATCTTTAAGTACCCAAACTATCAACGCCAATGTGAACCCTGCCACCTCAACTGTACCCTGGG GTGCTTAGGCCCAGGCATTGAGGACTGTCTGGAGCCTGACAGATCCACCTCTAG CCGAGCCACGACAGGAATCGTTTTGGGGGTGATATTAGCGTGCTTTGTTGGCACCTCAATCTTCATCATGAGTGTTTTGTACCGCCGCAGCCTTGCTATCCGCCGCAAGAGGGCTATGAGGAGATACATGGCAAGTGGAGAG agtttcGAGCCATTAGATCCCAGTGATAAAGGAGTCAAAGTTCATGCTCGTATCCTGAAGATCACAGAGCTCCGTAAAATCAAGCTGCTGGGAACTGGAGTGTTTGGCTCTGTCCACAAG ggGGTATGGATGCCAGAGGGAGACTCAGTGAAGCTCCCAGTTGCCATCAAGACTATTCATGATCGCACGGGCCGACAGGCCTTCCATGAAATCACTGAT CATATGTTGGCAATGGGCAGTCTAGACCATGCTCATGTGGTCCGGCTCCTGGGCATCTGTCCAGGTGCCAGTATGCAGCTTGTCACCCAGCTCAGCACACAGGGATCCTTATTGGAGCACATCAGGCATCAAAAAGACAGCCTTAACCCTCAGAGATTACTCAATTGGTGTGTGCAGATTGCCAAG GGTATGTATTACCTGGAAGAACACAGGATGGTCCATAGGAACCTGGCAGCCAGGAACGTGCTTCTGAAGAATGACTTCATCGTCCAGATCTCTGATTACGGCATCGCAGACTTGCTCTACCCTGACGACAAGAAGTACTTTTACAATGAGTCCAAG GCACCTATCAAGTGGATGGCTCTGGAAAGCATCTTATTCCGCAGATACACACATCAGAGTGATGTCTGGAGCTATG GTGTGACCGTGTGGGAGATGATGTCCTATGGGGCTGAGCCCTACACGACAATGCGTCCACAGGAAGTACCGGATCTGCTGGAGAAGGGCGAACGTCTGTCCCAGCCCCAAATCTGCACCATAGACGTCTATATGGTCATGGTCAAGT gTTGGATGATTGATGAGAATGTCCGTCCAACCTTTAAGGAGTTGGCCAATGAATTCACCAGAATGGCAAGAGACCCACCCCGTTACCTGGTAATCAAG GGGGACTGCAGCTTGTCAGACTCAGGTCTGGATGAGGCACAGCAGCGGGGACCAGAGCTGGGCGACCTACATGGAGAGCTACAAGGATTGGATGAGGAGGGGCTGGAATCTGGCATGGCCACGCCTCCTCACTACATGTCACAGTCCAAGAGTCTCCCTCGCCTCTCCAGAATGGATAGCCACAGG GGGATTTCCAGCATGGCAGGGTACCTGCCCATGACCCCAGGTGTTGAAAATCCAGGACAG tacatgtggCCATCGCGTTCTCGCCTTAACTCTGCTCGCACCGTGTCTGAGAGCTCTGAGGGCCGGGGCACCGTGGTGGAGCTCGAGATGAGCGAGGATGTCTCATTAGCTGGCAGCCTCAGGAGGAAGCGACATCGAGAAGACAGTGCCTACATGTCTCAGAGAGACAGCATGTCAGGGGGGCCGCCAGAGACCTTCTCCCCAgatacagagggggaggaggaccacAATGGATATGTGCTCCCTGGTCTAGGAGACAGCCCCGAGAGAG AAAGCCTACTACTCTCCACCTCTCAAGTCACCCTGCCTCACGAGAGAACATTGTCCAAGTTACCCCAGCGCTCCTCAGGACTATTAGAGGACCCAGACAGTGCCAGTGAAGAATATGAGTATATGAACAAACAGGCATGCATGATATCTCTCCAGACAACCAGACAACATCCTAGTCACCCTAAAGATGGCGCACAGTGGTTAAAGATGAATAAGAGATCAGGCTCCTCATTAACACCACTAGGCACAGAGTGCACAGGTAACCGTACATCTGGTTGTCAGGGCAGTGATGGCCAAACCAAAAATTATGACAACCAGAGTACAGAAGACAGTTATGATTCAGACAACATCGAAGAGCAGGGTTCTGGTGGGGTTGAATATGAGTACATGGACATTAGAAGTGTTGAAACAGAAACCAACGACCCCCCAAGTCCAGATGTCCCTAAACCCAGTGAAACTGCAGAGGAGCGTCTGAAAGTTAGACGTAAAGTTAAGAAAGAGGTTGTAGACAATGAATATGTAGAGAATGACTATCAGTACACTAACAGCCAGCCCAGGCTGCATCAGGCTCTTCGTGGCAGGGATGGATTGAGGCTgcaaggagaggatgaggaggaggagtatgCGTATGAGGAGATGGACTCCATGGCGGTCCTTGGAGCTGGGAACTCAGTCGAGTACCAAAACATGCAGGGAGAAGATGAGGGTGCCTTTGGTAGGCAGGGGACTCAGCACCCTGGGGTTGGGACCTACGTGAAAGTGCGTGCTGGGGTTGGGGAGCCTGGTGGCGGAGATCAGTCTTTTGACAATCCAGACTACTGGCACAGCAGATTGTTCTTAAAGCCCAATGCATTGCGGACGTGA
- the arf3b gene encoding ADP-ribosylation factor 3b, protein MGNIFGNLLKSLIGKKEMRILMVGLDAAGKTTILYKLKLGEIVTTIPTIGFNVETVEYKNISFTVWDVGGQDKIRPLWRHYFQNTQGLIFVVDSNDRERVNEAREELMRMLAEDELRDAVLLVFANKQDLPNAMNAAEITDKLGLHSLRHRNWYIQATCATSGDGLYEGLDWLANQLKNKK, encoded by the exons ATGGGGAACATTTTTGGAAATCTGCTGAAGAGTCTGATTGGGAAGAAGGAGATGAGGATTCTGATGGTGGGCCTCGACGCAGCAGGAAAGACCACTATATTATACAAACTTAAACTGGGAGAGATAGTCACCACAATTCCTACTATCG GGTTCAATGTGGAGACGGTGGAATACAAGAACATCAGCTTTACTGTGTGGGACGTGGGTGGCCAGGACAAGATCCGTCCCCTCTGGAGACACTACTTCCAGAACACACAGG GTCTGATctttgtggtggacagtaaTGACAGGGAGCGAGTGAATGAGGCAAGGGAGGAGCTGATGAGGATGCTGGCGGAGGATGAACTGAGGGACGCCGTGTTGCTGGTGTTCGCCAACAAGCAG GACCTGCCCAATGCCATGAATGCAGCAGAGATCACAGACAAGCTGGGCCTACACTCCTTGCGCCACCGCAACTGGTACATCCAGGCCACCTGCGCCACTAGTGGGGATGGTCTCTACGAGGGCCTTGACTGGCTGGCCAATCAGCTTAAGAACAAGAAGTGA